The sequence below is a genomic window from Croceicoccus marinus.
CTGATCGTCTGGATCAGCAGACGCGGCTGGTTCGCCTCGGCATTGCCGAAGTAGAGGATGTCATCGTCGCGCAGCGCGAATTGCTGCGCCAGGAAATAGGTCGGCGTCTTCATCAGGTTGAAGTGATAGACGACCGGCTCTGCGCCGTTCGGCCCGGTAAAGCGCAGCAGAAACACCGCCTGCGGGTCCGCCGTGCTGCGATCCGGGCCGCCTGCATTGGCAATCGCCTCCATCACCGTCATCGTGTCACGGGTGAACGGGAACTGCTGGACCCGGCCCGACGCGCCCATCACCGAATACATCATCGGTTCGGGCAGGATTGTCAGCCGGTCGCCGGGATAGGCCTTCAGATCCTCGTACATGCCGGCCATGACCTTGCTCAGCCGGATGCGCGCCTCGTTCTCTCCACGCTTCACCCTTAGGACGAGGTCCTTGGGATCGCCGCGATAACCTCCCGAAAGCGCGACCACGTCGGACATGCTTTCCTGGTTCGTCTGCAGCACAAGCCGCCCCGGCTGCACGACTTCGCCCGCGACGATCACCGAATTGGTGATGACTTGCTCGCGGTTCACCAGCACCTGCGGATCCTGCGAAAGGGTCCGCAGCGACTGGCTGATCATCTCCTGCACTTCGGTGACGGTGCGGCCCCTTACATTAAGCCGGCCGACATAGGGAATCGTAATCTCACCGTCGTCGTTGACGCGGCTGGCGGGCAGCGCCTGCATCTTGACTGCGGGGTCGAAGCTGCCGCCCATCTCCGCACTCGCGCCCGTGCTACCGAACAGGGGGATGCCCGCTTCATAGATGCTGATTGCCAGCACGTCGCCCGGCCCGACGATGTCGGTCGGCGTCGTGGGCTGCATCGGCAGGGTCCACTCGACGGGGGGAAGCACCGGGGGCACGACTTCCGCGCGGTCCACTTCGACAATAGCAATCTGCGGGCCCGTTCCGCTCTCGACCGCCTCTTCGGCAGTCGATCGGATCTGGCTGCCGGTGGGCCCGGTGCTGGGCAGCGTCGAACACCCGCACAGGATGCCCAGCGTGACAGGCACCAAGCAATATCTAAAATTCATGCGCAATTGCAAACCAGTCTGTTATAGCGATCGGCCCACCTAACGAATTACCATTGGCAGGCAAAGGCCGAACTCGCTTTACTCGTCCAACCGATTGCGCCGTGCGGGAAAGGACCATGCCCCCCTCGCGCACAATCCGTCCCGGCCGGGCAACGCCCCTGATGCGATTGCAATGACGCGACACTCAAACCTTCAGTCGGCCCGCCGGATCGCGGCGATACGCGATGCGCTGCTGCTGGTCCTGCTCCGTCCGGGCAGGCTGGCGGGCGCGGGCTGGGCAAGGCTGTGCGGCAAGCGGGTGCGCGCGCGCAACCGGCTGCACGCCGCAATCGCCAGCCTTCCCTTCGCGCACCAGCGCCGGATGCAGGCGGCAGCGCTAGACGATTTCGGCGTCCTGTCGGGGGTGGAGGATGACGCGCTGCCCGGATTGGCCGTTCATCTGCATCTGCAGCCCGGCGGCCGGCCCGAACAGATCCGCCGCGCGCTCACCTCGGCGCGGCGGCAGAGCCTTGCGGCGCGGCGCATTCTGGTAACCGCCGCCGACGGCGCGCCGACCGACTCACTGGACGGCGCGGTCGAACTGGTCGCCGGCCGGTTTCCGGACCGCTTGTCCGGCCTGGGCGCCGCGCTCGATGCAGCGCATGGGCTGGGGATCGAGCTGCTGGTCCCGCTGGCAGCCTGCGACGCCCTGCCCGGCGACGCGCTGACGGCCTATGCGGCGGCGACCACGGCCTCTGGTGTCCCCTGCCTGCTTTACGGCGATCAGGACGAATTCGGACCCGGCGGCGGCCATGGCCGCGATCCGTGGCTGAAGCCGCAATGGGACCCGCGCCTGTTCCTGTCGCAGGATTATATCGGCCATGCCTGCGCGCTTCCGGTCAATGCGGTCAGGGCCGATCTTGCCGCCGTGCCGCCGCGCGCCGGAGAGGCGCTTTACGAACGGTTGCTGCGTCTGACGCTCGATCCGGCGGGGCCCGCCCTTGCCGTTCGTCACGTCCCCCGCGTTACGGCCCGTACGCCGGTGGGTGCATGGCTGCGTGAACAGGAAAGCCGCCGCGTCGCGGTCGCGCGCCTGCTGGACGGGCGGGCGACCATCCGGGCCGGACAATACGGAGCGGTCGCGGTCGAATGGAACCTGCCCTCGCCGCTCCCCCGCGTCAGTATCGTCGTCGCCACGCGCGACCGCGTCGAACTGCTGCGCACCTGCATGGAAGGTCTGCTCGAAGACACCGATTATCCGAATTTCGACATCGTACTGGTCGACAACGACAGCCGCGATCCCGAAACACTGGACTATATGGCGGGTATCGCCGCCGATCCGCGCGTGCAGCTTCTGCGCTGGCCGCACCCGTTCAACTATTCGGCGATCAACAATCATGGCGCGCGCCATGCCTCGGGCGAGTTCCTCTGCCTCCTTAACAACGATGTCGAGATCGTGCATCCCGACTGGCTGACCGCCATGGTGCGCGAGGCTGTTCAGCCCGGCGTCGGCGCGGTGGGCGCACGGCTGCTCTATCCCGACCGGTCGATCCAGCATGCGGGCGTGGTCATCGGCATGGGCAACGCCGCGGGCCATGCGCATCGCGGACTGGTCGAGGGCGAGGCGGGCTATTTCGCGCAGGCCCATGTCGCGCGCGGCGCCAGCGCGGTCACCGCCGCCTGCCTGCTGGTGGCCAGAACGCATTTCGACGCGGTCGGCGGGCTGGACGAGGAAGGGCTGGCGGTGGCCTACAACGATGTCGACCTGTGCCTGAGGCTGCGCGCGCTGGGCCTGTCCAATATTTACACCCCCGCCGCCACGCTCGTGCACCACGAAAGCAAGTCGCGGGGTCTGGACTTCGCGCCCGAACACATGGAACGCTATTTGCGCGAACTCGCCGTGTTTCAGCAGCGCTGGGACAGCATCGGACATGTCGATGCATGGCATCACCCGCATCTCGACCGCGCGAGCGAGACCTATGTGGCGGGTTTCCCACACTGATTGCGAACGAGCGGGGCGCTAGGCACGGGCGCGGCAATTGCACCCTTGCCTTCGCCGGATTTGACGGGCAATTGCGTTTCCCTGACATGCGGTACGACCCACGAAGGTCCGCCAGCCATCGCTCGCCGCGATGCGTCACACCATTCCGTCAGACAGGAGCGCGTCGGTTCAGGATGCATGATACTGCACTAGAGATCGGCCGTCTGGCGATCGAGATCTACGGCGGCGGCGCCGGCCAGAAAATACTCGAGATCGGTTCGCTGGACGTGAACGGCTCGCTTCGGCAGTTCCAGCCCGAAGGCAGCCATTATCTCGGCGTCGATCTGGAGGCGGGCGATGGCGTCGACATGATCGTCAAGCCGGGCCAGCCGCTGCCGTTCGCCGACGGCAGTTTCGATCTGGTGCTGGCCTCCTCGGTGTTCGAGCATGACCCCGCCTTCTGGAACACCTTCCTCGACCTGGTGCGGCTTCTTCGCGAGGGGGGCATGCTGTACATCAACGCGCCGTCCAACGGGCTAGTCCACCGCTATCCCGAGGATCACTGGCGCTTCTATCCCGATTCCGGCCGTGCCCTCGAACGCTGGGCCGCGTCGCAGGACATGGAAGTCCGCCTGATCGAGAGTTTCATCGCCCCGCGCAAGAAGGACAACTGGAACGATTTTGTCGCGGTGTTCCGCAAGGGATCGGACGAAGGCGGCCTGTCGGGCCGGTTCATCCATGCGGAGGTCGAAGGGTTCAACGTCTGGACCATAGGCGTCGCCGAACCGCTCAAGTCCGTCGGCCCGACCGAGGACATGCAACTGCTGCGGACCGAGCGCGAAAGCGCGAAGAAGCTGAAGGACGAGCGCGAGCAGGCGGTCAAGGCAGCGGACGATGCAAGAAAGGACGCCGCGGCCACGCAGGCCACCCTTGAAAGCAGGTTGCGCCAGCGCGAGGAGGAAATCGCGCAGACGAGCAGCGAGCGCGACAAGTATCGCAAGGCTGCTGACGAAGCCGGCAAGCTGCAGAAAGATCTGACGGAAGCCAATGGCTGGGTGTTCCGGCTATCCCACGAACGGCAGAAATTCGCAGCCGAGCTTGCACGCGTGCGAAATCGCGCGGCGCGGCTGGAAACCGAACTGAAGGCCGAAAAGGCGGCGACCCGCAATCTGTCTGCCCAACTCAAGCGCGAGCGAGCGAAGGTGGAAAAGCTGGCTGCAGCCATGCCAAAGCAGACCGGATCGTCCGAAACGCCGGAAAAGCTGCGCGCGGCCGAGGAAAGCCTGCGCGCCCGCTATGGCGAGCTTGCCACCATGACCCGGCTGCTAAAGACTGCGGAGACGCAGCGGCAGAAGATTGCGGACGACAGCGAGCGCATGGTCGAGATCACCGCCGTCCTGAACGCCACGCCTCGCTGGTGGGCACTGATGCCACGCTCGTGGAGGCGGAGCAAGGAACACGCCCGGCTCAAGTCGCGCCGCCTGTTCGATGC
It includes:
- a CDS encoding polysaccharide biosynthesis/export family protein, producing the protein MPVTLGILCGCSTLPSTGPTGSQIRSTAEEAVESGTGPQIAIVEVDRAEVVPPVLPPVEWTLPMQPTTPTDIVGPGDVLAISIYEAGIPLFGSTGASAEMGGSFDPAVKMQALPASRVNDDGEITIPYVGRLNVRGRTVTEVQEMISQSLRTLSQDPQVLVNREQVITNSVIVAGEVVQPGRLVLQTNQESMSDVVALSGGYRGDPKDLVLRVKRGENEARIRLSKVMAGMYEDLKAYPGDRLTILPEPMMYSVMGASGRVQQFPFTRDTMTVMEAIANAGGPDRSTADPQAVFLLRFTGPNGAEPVVYHFNLMKTPTYFLAQQFALRDDDILYFGNAEANQPRLLIQTISQLFAPVVTVTTVANTLGN
- a CDS encoding glycosyltransferase family 2 protein, with protein sequence MTRHSNLQSARRIAAIRDALLLVLLRPGRLAGAGWARLCGKRVRARNRLHAAIASLPFAHQRRMQAAALDDFGVLSGVEDDALPGLAVHLHLQPGGRPEQIRRALTSARRQSLAARRILVTAADGAPTDSLDGAVELVAGRFPDRLSGLGAALDAAHGLGIELLVPLAACDALPGDALTAYAAATTASGVPCLLYGDQDEFGPGGGHGRDPWLKPQWDPRLFLSQDYIGHACALPVNAVRADLAAVPPRAGEALYERLLRLTLDPAGPALAVRHVPRVTARTPVGAWLREQESRRVAVARLLDGRATIRAGQYGAVAVEWNLPSPLPRVSIVVATRDRVELLRTCMEGLLEDTDYPNFDIVLVDNDSRDPETLDYMAGIAADPRVQLLRWPHPFNYSAINNHGARHASGEFLCLLNNDVEIVHPDWLTAMVREAVQPGVGAVGARLLYPDRSIQHAGVVIGMGNAAGHAHRGLVEGEAGYFAQAHVARGASAVTAACLLVARTHFDAVGGLDEEGLAVAYNDVDLCLRLRALGLSNIYTPAATLVHHESKSRGLDFAPEHMERYLRELAVFQQRWDSIGHVDAWHHPHLDRASETYVAGFPH
- a CDS encoding methyltransferase domain-containing protein, which gives rise to MHDTALEIGRLAIEIYGGGAGQKILEIGSLDVNGSLRQFQPEGSHYLGVDLEAGDGVDMIVKPGQPLPFADGSFDLVLASSVFEHDPAFWNTFLDLVRLLREGGMLYINAPSNGLVHRYPEDHWRFYPDSGRALERWAASQDMEVRLIESFIAPRKKDNWNDFVAVFRKGSDEGGLSGRFIHAEVEGFNVWTIGVAEPLKSVGPTEDMQLLRTERESAKKLKDEREQAVKAADDARKDAAATQATLESRLRQREEEIAQTSSERDKYRKAADEAGKLQKDLTEANGWVFRLSHERQKFAAELARVRNRAARLETELKAEKAATRNLSAQLKRERAKVEKLAAAMPKQTGSSETPEKLRAAEESLRARYGELATMTRLLKTAETQRQKIADDSERMVEITAVLNATPRWWALMPRSWRRSKEHARLKSRRLFDAASYLQRYPDVAGEGMDPVVHFMRHGRHEGREPIG